The sequence TGACTATAAGGATGTACACctatttaaataatgttttaCCTCCCTTGAACACGGTCTCTGGTTAACAGATCACTTTCAACAACCAAGTTCACAGCGGCAGGATAAAGGTTGACCTGGAAAACGATGTAGACATCAATGAATGCAGAGACTGGAAAGTGACAGGGGCATGTAAGTTTGCTGAGCTGAGTTTAGTGCAAATTAATCATAAGAGTTGCTTTAAGCTCAGGTCCAGGGTTCTGACGGATTCATTAGGGCTGCTCTTTAAGCTTGAGACTTTGATGTTAATAAAATCTGTTTGAAGATTGTCCTTTTCAGGTGAAAGTAATTTAAATGTTCCCCATTCCCTCAGCTGCCAGGAACATATACCTGACTGTGCTGTTTGACTGCCTCATTATTATAACGTGCATCACATCCCTCGCCCTCTGCACGCGCTCAGTCATCAACGGGATTCAGCTGCAGTTTGTAAGTAAATTAAACTCACAGTAAAGCATAGCATCTTTTGCTTTGTTCAAACGTAAAAACAAAAATGATATACTGTCTGTAGTGCGATATATCTGCTTATTATTTCTTTTTGCATATGGCACACTAGGACACTTTATAACTACATTTCTGGTGCACACTTTCTTATGCCAATTTATGCACATAGGGCTTAATACAccattattttcttttcttttttattatttttaaaagcaTGCTATCTGCCTTTTTTCACAAACACAAgttacttttttaaaaacatactatattatgcttttatttttaagggCATAATGTACTCTAACTTTTGTTTACCTTTTATGGCATACTATATATTACTGCTgatacttaaatgtgtattttatatgtAACTGTTTTTGTGGGTTAAGATTAAGCTAATATTGGAACACTTTATAAAAGTATTGTTCGCTCGTATTTCATATACTGCTAACCTTAGTGAAGACAGAAGTACCATATTACAGTAGAAGTATGAAGTGgcatgaaatgaaaatacttaagtaaaagaaCTTCAAATCTGTACTTCAGTACCTAAATAAAGTAATAATTAGTAATAATGTTGAAACAGAAATTCAAAGTATAACTTCATCTGTTCCTTCCGTTGGAACCAGGCGTACACACTCTACAGCCAGAACCGCTGTGGTCAAAAAGTCCCGTGGTCAGACAGGTTGGAGTTTGTAAATGGTTGGTATATCCTGATCATTGCTAGTGACACACTGACCATCGTTGGCTCCATTCTCAAGTTAGAGATCCAGTCTAAGGTAATGGGGATTTTCTGTCACAGTAAATTGAAAAGTCTACGAACATTGAATCCTGACATTAAAAGCTGCACTTTTCCTTCAGGTACTCACAAATTATGATCTCTGCAGCATCTTCCTTGGGATAGGCACCATGTTTGTCTGGACCGGGGTCATCCGCTACATGGGCTACTTTAGGAAGTATAATGTAAGTATTTATGAAATACAGGTATTGAGTGCCCCATGTAGTGCAATAACTCAACATTGTTTTATGGTAGAGATGCCATAATGGGACAATACAACATAGCATTCCAAACAAATTGTAATTGGGGGATGCTGCTAGAGTACACGTTGTTTTTCATATGGTTGAGGAGAAAACTACCAGTATCTCTAACAACACATCCTGTTGGACCAGAACatcacatttgtgtgtgtgaattTCCATATACTGGTCTTTAGTGTAGCTTTTTCAATTGTCTGTGGATATTTTCAGATTCTCATCCTGACACTGAGGGCAGCTTTCCCAAATGTTATCCGTTTCATCTGCTGCGCTGGAATCATCTACCTGAGTTACTGTTTTTGTGGCTGGGTTGTTCTTGGCCCGTATCATGAGAAGGTACGGAGTGTGTTGGAATTTTGCAAAAGACAAACTAGGAAATATTTTTCAACTAATTGGGTTCTGATTGCTGGTATTATTAATGAATGACTGTGTTGGGATGTATGATATAAAATATAATGAATCAATATATAATTATTACATGttataataaggagttacattCAAAACCTTCCCAacagtatatatttgtatatgtttaaatgttctCCACCAATAGCAGCTGCAACATAATGCATCCATTGTTATAATCCAAtgataaaacattttctaaaatgTGACTTTCTGCGTAACGAGTACTATTAGTATGTTTTGAATATATACTTTCACTTAAAATGTAATAAGCACTTTTACCACTGGTTAAATGTTAACGCCTCTTGGATGTTTTGATTTAGTTCCGGACCTTAAACACGGTGTCGGAGTGTCTGTTCTCCCTGATCAACGGAGATGACATGTATCCCACCTTCAAGAACATGAAGCAGAAGAGCAGCCTGGTGTGGGTCTTCAGCAGAGTCTACCTCTATTCCTTTGTCTCGCTCTTCATCTACATGATCCTCAGCCTTTTCATCACAATCATCACTGACACCTATGACACCATCAAGGTAATGATTATTAtcgttttggatatttgtaacacatttTTAGTATGTCCCTCCCTACACAGTTTGAAGGATTGTTTGCGTGCTGGTTACACAAAGAAGAGTATTGTTGTATCTGCAGTTGTTGCTTAGCTATCCCTTTGTTCCTTCTCATTTAGCAACAGCAGCTGAGTGGAAACCCAACCTCTGAGCTGCAAAAATTCATGTCTGTGTGTCAAGATCTGCCAAACTCTGGGATGTACAGGCTGGAGGAGAACAGCTGCTTCCTAAACTGCTGCGTCACCAGGTAGGTCAAACCCATTCAGGGCGCCCCTTAGCAATGATTAAACTGTGGATCCAAGCTCAGTGTGCCCAAGCTGTTTCATACTTTGTCTAATTGCCGGTCATAACATGTCTAATAGGATCCAAGTtgattctttttttctttcaggTGTAGGAAGCATCAGGAGACGCATCAGGAAAGGCTGACTTCAGAGGCATAGTAGGGATTAATGTggaattattattaaaaaggttATGCTTTGTACAGTATAACCTAACAATTGTGGCACTTTACAATGTTATGTTCAATTGTATAGTCTTAAATatgccttttaaactttattctccAGGTTTGCTCAGgtgatttatttaatgttaagGAACTTTGAAGGAAATGTTCAGTGCTAAAAAGAGCCAATAGGAAGGTTAGAAAGAAAGGAATTTGAGACAATAATTATATTTGGTGTTTATGATGCAGAGTACTTTGTAAATACACTTTGCATGTTGATATGTAGATTTGAAAAGAGAGGATTGTAAAACCTTAAAAATTGTATTGTTTTTTCCTAAACATGT is a genomic window of Pseudochaenichthys georgianus chromosome 4, fPseGeo1.2, whole genome shotgun sequence containing:
- the mcoln3b gene encoding mucolipin-3, which codes for MEDRSDLYDVYTTNAPPPWEDLHHQCLEDQDNVECLRRKIKYYFMNPCEKYHARGRKPWKLVLQIIKIAIITIQLVSFGLSNQMVVTFKEENLMAFKHLFLKDYADGGMDSYAVYRQVDVYDHIDYIIKQYGHLPNITVGNHAYEKKGDFYTPLSVCQDFYRNGTIYPGNDTFEIDAHVETECFEVYPMYNPSLQETLPHFELHFKRMLSVKVTFVLKAINLQTVRHRELPDCYDFTVIITFNNQVHSGRIKVDLENDVDINECRDWKVTGASARNIYLTVLFDCLIIITCITSLALCTRSVINGIQLQFAYTLYSQNRCGQKVPWSDRLEFVNGWYILIIASDTLTIVGSILKLEIQSKVLTNYDLCSIFLGIGTMFVWTGVIRYMGYFRKYNILILTLRAAFPNVIRFICCAGIIYLSYCFCGWVVLGPYHEKFRTLNTVSECLFSLINGDDMYPTFKNMKQKSSLVWVFSRVYLYSFVSLFIYMILSLFITIITDTYDTIKQQQLSGNPTSELQKFMSVCQDLPNSGMYRLEENSCFLNCCVTRCRKHQETHQERLTSEA